One part of the Pseudoliparis swirei isolate HS2019 ecotype Mariana Trench chromosome 6, NWPU_hadal_v1, whole genome shotgun sequence genome encodes these proteins:
- the nfat5a gene encoding nuclear factor of activated T-cells 5a isoform X1 gives MPSDFISLLSSDLDLNSPKSLYSKESVYDLLPKELQLQLSSTQTDPPPTMSQKSGGEAGPPPSAALASDVNSSTSSPSVSSSLSMGDPSTGSSNSSSDHLKAPQHLRSTGGDGAGASEIQGMEGAVSAPSRGNSGANTATGDVGPGLGVQQPQNTPSKRRPVLSISPPPEDLFDDSQMSSQDEPAISGPTGPDSEHSSNMWADDSVSNFSLNSSVSYNDNTEVPRKSRKRTPRQRPGPKPAPPEDSMDVFGADSAKAPHFVLSQLGTDKNSPIVSSLESGPAGKGGSLSTQYPPRSDVKELKILVQPETQHRARYLTEGSRGSVKDRTQQGFPTVKLEGMSEPVVLQVFVANDAGKVKPHGFYQACRVTGRNTTACKEVDIEGTTVIEIPLEPSNDMTLAVDRVGILKLRNADVEARIGVAGSKKKSTRARLAFRVNIPQPDGSVLTLQVASSLILCTQPAGVPEILKKSLHSYSVKGGEEVFIIGKNFLKGTKVVFQENIADDNSWQAEAKIDMDLFHQNHLIVTVPPFHNQSVTSPVSVGIFVMTNAGRSHDAQPFTYTPDSADKSNVQTVKTEGPSMVKTCKFDGQIKSLSSEQTDGSAAPSKRLEDTPMEVSSNPPCTNVFKSSPEPHVTVQQTLELSSSPHPGGESFQSPMPLQPEDVELAQTPPVFPSLESLSTIEKQDIAPTTSFPVPGDTTIPPVTPEVPQQFLRDPQDSLPPESSNNSGGVVVVAMPQISSPSQPQQSQVPLFPQEEVAQLERAVRELQAGGSTTFQQVLEAAVAQQQLNSVLYSPTPSADSLQQHVQENMNSLRLGTTDNSLSTQLQIQQQHQLQQLQQQQQIQQQQQIQQQFQQHQQLQQQQILGNLQQQQQQHIQQQQQQQQVLDNMQIQQQLILQPQDQQQQIMENIQQQQQLQQSQTQQVLSNIQLQDQQQQNQILNNLQQHQLQQQQQQQQQQNQALSNLQQLQEQQVLENLQQHLQAELLQPQIHSSPQVQQPVSLLQQAGELLTIQTSFPTQPPSHTSPPQQLFHSPRPLAEAQGSQQQVQAALLQNTLTVLTSGSLNPEQQPTGSTLYLSPNPQPQQQQLAFISSMETSTGQPQSVAMFQNQPQAQLSQMQQQSTPMEQQQSPQQNQQQPPQLAMGQQSSLFQCIPNHSQANPVPQGQLSQPQQTGLLLCTTDLNPQAIPPTILFSTQTQGPSPMGSIRVGIQQADPAEPMSFQDQSSSGSNSTSTENQQQSLFQEQQPMQVGPSSISIQSTQPVELFLPQTSLSSLQSTIGSQELNNQAPVPGTTIFVVQGGVGVVANPGQQPPEQLFQTTVAGNVAPQGQANLFVFGIQNDSPQLLGSSGPPLPAQGPPQNSSHMQPLLDQPMVQAASTMPTAMHSSLQNSLQAQMQTSLQNAMQANTQTALQSSLQATIETSLPTPMQTNLQTQIQSSLQNQLQASISSSSNMDKM, from the exons ATGCCCTCTGATTTTATATCCCTCCTCAGCTCGGACCTCGACCTCAATTCTCCCAAATCTCTATACTCAAAAG AGTCGGTATATGACCTCCTCCCCAAAGAACTCCAGCTCCAGCTGTCGTCCACCCAGACAGACCCACCACCCACCATGAGCCAGAAGAGTGGGGGAGAGGCGGGACCTCCCCCCTCGGCAGCCTTGGCTTCAG ATGTCAACTCTTCCACCTCCAGCCCTTCTGTCTCTTCATCCTTGTCCATGGGAGACCCATCCACTGGCTCCTCTAACTCATCCTCAGACCATCTCAAGGCTCCCCAGCATCTCCGCTCCACCGGAGGGGATGGGGCTGGAGCTTCAGAGATTCAAGGCATGGAGGGTGCTGTATCTGCCCCCAGCAGAGGCAACAGTGGGGCAAACACTGCAACAGGAGACGTAGGGCCAGGGCTCGGAGTCCAGCAGCCTCAGAACACCCCATCAAAACGGAGGCCTGTGTTGAGCATATCCCCGCCACCCGAGGACCTATTTGACGACAGCCAGATGTCCAGCCAAGACGAGCCTGCCATATCTGGCCCCACAGGTCCAGACTCTGAGCATAGCAGCAACATGTGGGCGGATGACTCCGTCTCCAACTTCAGCTTGAATAGCTCCGTCTCCTACAACGACAACACAGAGGTGCCGCGCAAGTCTAGGAAACGCACCCCTCGCCAACGACCTGGGCCCAAGCCTGCTCCTCCAGAGGACAGCATGGATGTGTTTGGTGCGGACAGCGCCAAGGCCCCTCACTTTGTCCTCTCTCAGCTGGGCACAGACAAGAACAGTCCCATAGTCAG CTCTCTTGAATCAGGACCGGCGGGGAAGGGTGGCTCACTGTCTACTCAGTACCCCCCGAGGAGTGATGTGAAAGAGCTAAAGATCCTGGTGCAGCCGGAGACCCAGCACAGAGCGCGCTACTTGACCGAGGGCAGCAGAGGTTCTGTCAAAGACCGCACACAGCAGGGATTCCCCACTGTCAAG TTGGAAGGTATGAGTGAACCAGTTGTGCTGCAGGTGTTTGTAGCAAACGATGCAGGCAAAGTGAAGCCTCACGGTTTCTACCAGGCATGCAGAGTGACAGGCCGCAACACCACTGCCTGCAAGGAGGTCGACATAGAGGGCACCACGGTCATTGAGATCCCGCTGGAGCCCAGCAATGACATGACACTTGC GGTGGACCGTGTAGGGATTTTGAAGCTCCGTAATGCAGATGTGGAGGCCCGTATTGGTGTGGCAGGGTCCAAGAAGAAGAGCACAAGGGCCAGACTGGCATTCAGAGTCAATATCCCCCAACCTGATGGATCAGTACTGACTCTACAGGTTGCCTCATCGCTCATCCTCTGCA CCCAGCCAGCAGGAGTTCCAGAGATCCTGAAGAAAAGTCTTCACAGCTACTCagtgaaaggaggagaggaagtttTCATCATCGGAAAGAACTTCCTCAAAGGAACCAAAGTTGTTTTTCAGGAGAACATTGCAG ATGATAATTCCTGGCAGGCTGAGGCCAAGATCGACATGGACCTTTTCCATCAG AACCATTTGATAGTGACAGTTCCGCCGTtccacaaccagtcagtcactTCTCCTGTTTCTGTGGGGATCTTCGTGATGACCAACGCTGGTAGATCACATGACGCCCAGCCCTTCACCTATACTCCAGACTCAG CTGATAAATCAAATGTCCAGACAGTAAAAACAGAGGGGCCCTCCATGGTCAAGACGTGTAAATTTGATGGCCAGATCAAATCTTTATCATCTGAGCAAACTGAcggctctgctgctccttctaaACGGCTAGAGGACACACCAATGGAAGTGTCTAGTAATCCACCGTGCACTAATGTCTTTAAG TCATCCCCTGAGCCCCATGTCACGGTGCAGCAGACACTGGAGCTCAGCTCTAGTCCTCATCCAGGTGGAGAGTCCTTTCAGAGCCCAATGCCTCTCCAACCTGAAGATGTGGAGCTTGCCCAGACACCCCCTGTGTTCCCTAGCCTAGAGTCTCTCAGCACCATAGAAAAACAGGACATTGCCCCCACCACCTCCTTTCCAGTGCCGGGCGATACTACAATCCCCCCTGTGACACCCGAAGTCCCCCAGCAATTCCTGCGAGATCCTCAGGACAGCTTACCTCCTGAGAGTTCCAATAACAGTGGAGGGGTGGTCGTTGTGGCCATGCCCCAGATATCAAGTCCTTCTCAGCCCCAACAGTCCCAGGTTCCCCTGTTCCCCCAAGAAGAGGTGGCCCAGCTGGAGAGGGCAGTGAGGGAGCTACAGGCTGGAGGTAGCACCACCTTCCAGCAGGTGTTGGAGGCGGCTGTAGCCCAGCAGCAGCTCAACTCTGTGCTGTACAGCCCCACCCCCTCTGCAGACTCCCTTCAGCAGCACGTCCAGGAGAACATGAATAGCCTTAGATTGGGAACCACAGATAATTCACTGTCAACACAGCTacagatacaacaacaacatcagctACAACAGctacagcaacaacagcagatacaacaacaacaacagatacAACAACAGTTTCAACAGCATCAACAACTGCAGCAACAGCAAATCCTCGGTAACcttcagcagcaacagcagcaacacatacagcaacaacagcagcagcagcaagttCTTGACAACATGCAGATCCAACAGCAACTTATATTACAGCCACAAGACCAGCAGCAGCAAATCATGGAGaatattcaacaacaacaacagttgcAACAAAGTCAGACACAACAAGTCCTTAGCAACATCCAACTTCAGGAtcagcaacaacaaaatcaaATACTTAACAATTTACAACAACATcagctacaacaacaacaacaacagcagcagcagcaaaatcAAGCGTTGAGCAACTTGCAACAACTACAAGAGCAGCAGGTGTTGGAGAACCTACAGCAGCACCTTCAGGCTGAGTTGCTTCAACCCCAAATCCACTCCTCCCCCCAGGTCCAGCAGCCAGTGTCGCTGCTTCAACAGGCTGGAGAGCTGCTCACCATTCAGACCAGCTTCCCGACACAGCCTCCATCACACACCTCTCCCCCACAACAGCTCTTTCATTCGCCCCGGCCCCTGGCCGAGGCCCAGGGCTCCCAGCAGCAGGTCCAGGCCGCTCTGCTCCAGAATACGCTGACAGTTCTGACTAGTGGCAGCCTCAACCCGGAGCAGCAGCCTACCGGGTCGACCCTGTACCTGTCCCCAAACCCTCAGCCCCAACAACAGCAGCTGGCATTCATCTCCTCAATGGAGACATCCACCGGTCAGCCCCAGTCTGTTGCAATGTTTCAGAACCAACCCCAAGCTCAACTTTCCCAAATGCAGCAACAGAGCACCCCCATGGAGCAGCAGCAGTCTCCGCAACAGAATCAACAACAGCCACCCCAACTCGCAATGGGCCAGCAGAGCTCCTTGTTCCAATGTATCCCAAACCACTCCCAGGCCAACCCCGTCCCTCAGGGCCAGCTTTCCCAACCCCAACAGACCGGTCTCCTCCTCTGCACCACCGATCTTAATCCCCAGGCTATTCCCCCAACTATTCTCTTCAGCACCCAGACCCAAGGCCCATCACCTATGGGGAGCATCCGCGTTGGAATCCAACAGGCAGACCCAGCAGAGCCCATGTCCTTCCAAGACCAGAGCTCCTCAGGCAGCAACTCGACATCCACTGAGAACCAACAGCAGAGTCTGTTCCAGGAGCAGCAGCCAATGCAAGTGGGCCCAAGTTCCATCAGCATCCAGAGCACTCAACCCGTGGAGCTGTTCTTGCCACAGACGTCTCTGTCTAGCCTGCAGAGCACGATTGGCTCCCAGGAGCTGAACAACCAGGCTCCGGTCCCTGGCACAACCATCTTTGTGGTCCaggggggtgtgggtgtggtAGCCAACCCTGGCCAGCAGCCCCCGGAGCAGCTTTTCCAGACAACTGTGGCTGGGAATGTGGCTCCACAAGGGCAGGCCAATCTATTTGTGTTTGGCATCCAGAATG aCTCACCCCAGCTGCTCGGTTCCTCTGGACCCCCCCTTCCAGCTCAGGGCCCGCCCCAGAACTCCAGTCACATGCAGCCTCTGTTGGACCAGCCCATGGTCCAAGCTGCCTCCACAATGCCGACCGCCATGCACAGCAGCTTACAGAACAGCCTTCAGGCCCAAATGCAGACCAGCCTACAGAACGCGATGcaggcaaacacacaaactgctTTGCAGTCCAGTTTGCAAGCGACCATAGAAACGAGCCTGCCGACTCCAATGCAGACCAACctacagacacagatacagagcAGCTTACAGAATCAACTGCAGGCTTCGATATCGTCATCCTCCAACATGGATAAAATGTAG
- the nfat5a gene encoding nuclear factor of activated T-cells 5a isoform X2: MGDPSTGSSNSSSDHLKAPQHLRSTGGDGAGASEIQGMEGAVSAPSRGNSGANTATGDVGPGLGVQQPQNTPSKRRPVLSISPPPEDLFDDSQMSSQDEPAISGPTGPDSEHSSNMWADDSVSNFSLNSSVSYNDNTEVPRKSRKRTPRQRPGPKPAPPEDSMDVFGADSAKAPHFVLSQLGTDKNSPIVSSLESGPAGKGGSLSTQYPPRSDVKELKILVQPETQHRARYLTEGSRGSVKDRTQQGFPTVKLEGMSEPVVLQVFVANDAGKVKPHGFYQACRVTGRNTTACKEVDIEGTTVIEIPLEPSNDMTLAVDRVGILKLRNADVEARIGVAGSKKKSTRARLAFRVNIPQPDGSVLTLQVASSLILCTQPAGVPEILKKSLHSYSVKGGEEVFIIGKNFLKGTKVVFQENIADDNSWQAEAKIDMDLFHQNHLIVTVPPFHNQSVTSPVSVGIFVMTNAGRSHDAQPFTYTPDSADKSNVQTVKTEGPSMVKTCKFDGQIKSLSSEQTDGSAAPSKRLEDTPMEVSSNPPCTNVFKSSPEPHVTVQQTLELSSSPHPGGESFQSPMPLQPEDVELAQTPPVFPSLESLSTIEKQDIAPTTSFPVPGDTTIPPVTPEVPQQFLRDPQDSLPPESSNNSGGVVVVAMPQISSPSQPQQSQVPLFPQEEVAQLERAVRELQAGGSTTFQQVLEAAVAQQQLNSVLYSPTPSADSLQQHVQENMNSLRLGTTDNSLSTQLQIQQQHQLQQLQQQQQIQQQQQIQQQFQQHQQLQQQQILGNLQQQQQQHIQQQQQQQQVLDNMQIQQQLILQPQDQQQQIMENIQQQQQLQQSQTQQVLSNIQLQDQQQQNQILNNLQQHQLQQQQQQQQQQNQALSNLQQLQEQQVLENLQQHLQAELLQPQIHSSPQVQQPVSLLQQAGELLTIQTSFPTQPPSHTSPPQQLFHSPRPLAEAQGSQQQVQAALLQNTLTVLTSGSLNPEQQPTGSTLYLSPNPQPQQQQLAFISSMETSTGQPQSVAMFQNQPQAQLSQMQQQSTPMEQQQSPQQNQQQPPQLAMGQQSSLFQCIPNHSQANPVPQGQLSQPQQTGLLLCTTDLNPQAIPPTILFSTQTQGPSPMGSIRVGIQQADPAEPMSFQDQSSSGSNSTSTENQQQSLFQEQQPMQVGPSSISIQSTQPVELFLPQTSLSSLQSTIGSQELNNQAPVPGTTIFVVQGGVGVVANPGQQPPEQLFQTTVAGNVAPQGQANLFVFGIQNDSPQLLGSSGPPLPAQGPPQNSSHMQPLLDQPMVQAASTMPTAMHSSLQNSLQAQMQTSLQNAMQANTQTALQSSLQATIETSLPTPMQTNLQTQIQSSLQNQLQASISSSSNMDKM, encoded by the exons ATGGGAGACCCATCCACTGGCTCCTCTAACTCATCCTCAGACCATCTCAAGGCTCCCCAGCATCTCCGCTCCACCGGAGGGGATGGGGCTGGAGCTTCAGAGATTCAAGGCATGGAGGGTGCTGTATCTGCCCCCAGCAGAGGCAACAGTGGGGCAAACACTGCAACAGGAGACGTAGGGCCAGGGCTCGGAGTCCAGCAGCCTCAGAACACCCCATCAAAACGGAGGCCTGTGTTGAGCATATCCCCGCCACCCGAGGACCTATTTGACGACAGCCAGATGTCCAGCCAAGACGAGCCTGCCATATCTGGCCCCACAGGTCCAGACTCTGAGCATAGCAGCAACATGTGGGCGGATGACTCCGTCTCCAACTTCAGCTTGAATAGCTCCGTCTCCTACAACGACAACACAGAGGTGCCGCGCAAGTCTAGGAAACGCACCCCTCGCCAACGACCTGGGCCCAAGCCTGCTCCTCCAGAGGACAGCATGGATGTGTTTGGTGCGGACAGCGCCAAGGCCCCTCACTTTGTCCTCTCTCAGCTGGGCACAGACAAGAACAGTCCCATAGTCAG CTCTCTTGAATCAGGACCGGCGGGGAAGGGTGGCTCACTGTCTACTCAGTACCCCCCGAGGAGTGATGTGAAAGAGCTAAAGATCCTGGTGCAGCCGGAGACCCAGCACAGAGCGCGCTACTTGACCGAGGGCAGCAGAGGTTCTGTCAAAGACCGCACACAGCAGGGATTCCCCACTGTCAAG TTGGAAGGTATGAGTGAACCAGTTGTGCTGCAGGTGTTTGTAGCAAACGATGCAGGCAAAGTGAAGCCTCACGGTTTCTACCAGGCATGCAGAGTGACAGGCCGCAACACCACTGCCTGCAAGGAGGTCGACATAGAGGGCACCACGGTCATTGAGATCCCGCTGGAGCCCAGCAATGACATGACACTTGC GGTGGACCGTGTAGGGATTTTGAAGCTCCGTAATGCAGATGTGGAGGCCCGTATTGGTGTGGCAGGGTCCAAGAAGAAGAGCACAAGGGCCAGACTGGCATTCAGAGTCAATATCCCCCAACCTGATGGATCAGTACTGACTCTACAGGTTGCCTCATCGCTCATCCTCTGCA CCCAGCCAGCAGGAGTTCCAGAGATCCTGAAGAAAAGTCTTCACAGCTACTCagtgaaaggaggagaggaagtttTCATCATCGGAAAGAACTTCCTCAAAGGAACCAAAGTTGTTTTTCAGGAGAACATTGCAG ATGATAATTCCTGGCAGGCTGAGGCCAAGATCGACATGGACCTTTTCCATCAG AACCATTTGATAGTGACAGTTCCGCCGTtccacaaccagtcagtcactTCTCCTGTTTCTGTGGGGATCTTCGTGATGACCAACGCTGGTAGATCACATGACGCCCAGCCCTTCACCTATACTCCAGACTCAG CTGATAAATCAAATGTCCAGACAGTAAAAACAGAGGGGCCCTCCATGGTCAAGACGTGTAAATTTGATGGCCAGATCAAATCTTTATCATCTGAGCAAACTGAcggctctgctgctccttctaaACGGCTAGAGGACACACCAATGGAAGTGTCTAGTAATCCACCGTGCACTAATGTCTTTAAG TCATCCCCTGAGCCCCATGTCACGGTGCAGCAGACACTGGAGCTCAGCTCTAGTCCTCATCCAGGTGGAGAGTCCTTTCAGAGCCCAATGCCTCTCCAACCTGAAGATGTGGAGCTTGCCCAGACACCCCCTGTGTTCCCTAGCCTAGAGTCTCTCAGCACCATAGAAAAACAGGACATTGCCCCCACCACCTCCTTTCCAGTGCCGGGCGATACTACAATCCCCCCTGTGACACCCGAAGTCCCCCAGCAATTCCTGCGAGATCCTCAGGACAGCTTACCTCCTGAGAGTTCCAATAACAGTGGAGGGGTGGTCGTTGTGGCCATGCCCCAGATATCAAGTCCTTCTCAGCCCCAACAGTCCCAGGTTCCCCTGTTCCCCCAAGAAGAGGTGGCCCAGCTGGAGAGGGCAGTGAGGGAGCTACAGGCTGGAGGTAGCACCACCTTCCAGCAGGTGTTGGAGGCGGCTGTAGCCCAGCAGCAGCTCAACTCTGTGCTGTACAGCCCCACCCCCTCTGCAGACTCCCTTCAGCAGCACGTCCAGGAGAACATGAATAGCCTTAGATTGGGAACCACAGATAATTCACTGTCAACACAGCTacagatacaacaacaacatcagctACAACAGctacagcaacaacagcagatacaacaacaacaacagatacAACAACAGTTTCAACAGCATCAACAACTGCAGCAACAGCAAATCCTCGGTAACcttcagcagcaacagcagcaacacatacagcaacaacagcagcagcagcaagttCTTGACAACATGCAGATCCAACAGCAACTTATATTACAGCCACAAGACCAGCAGCAGCAAATCATGGAGaatattcaacaacaacaacagttgcAACAAAGTCAGACACAACAAGTCCTTAGCAACATCCAACTTCAGGAtcagcaacaacaaaatcaaATACTTAACAATTTACAACAACATcagctacaacaacaacaacaacagcagcagcagcaaaatcAAGCGTTGAGCAACTTGCAACAACTACAAGAGCAGCAGGTGTTGGAGAACCTACAGCAGCACCTTCAGGCTGAGTTGCTTCAACCCCAAATCCACTCCTCCCCCCAGGTCCAGCAGCCAGTGTCGCTGCTTCAACAGGCTGGAGAGCTGCTCACCATTCAGACCAGCTTCCCGACACAGCCTCCATCACACACCTCTCCCCCACAACAGCTCTTTCATTCGCCCCGGCCCCTGGCCGAGGCCCAGGGCTCCCAGCAGCAGGTCCAGGCCGCTCTGCTCCAGAATACGCTGACAGTTCTGACTAGTGGCAGCCTCAACCCGGAGCAGCAGCCTACCGGGTCGACCCTGTACCTGTCCCCAAACCCTCAGCCCCAACAACAGCAGCTGGCATTCATCTCCTCAATGGAGACATCCACCGGTCAGCCCCAGTCTGTTGCAATGTTTCAGAACCAACCCCAAGCTCAACTTTCCCAAATGCAGCAACAGAGCACCCCCATGGAGCAGCAGCAGTCTCCGCAACAGAATCAACAACAGCCACCCCAACTCGCAATGGGCCAGCAGAGCTCCTTGTTCCAATGTATCCCAAACCACTCCCAGGCCAACCCCGTCCCTCAGGGCCAGCTTTCCCAACCCCAACAGACCGGTCTCCTCCTCTGCACCACCGATCTTAATCCCCAGGCTATTCCCCCAACTATTCTCTTCAGCACCCAGACCCAAGGCCCATCACCTATGGGGAGCATCCGCGTTGGAATCCAACAGGCAGACCCAGCAGAGCCCATGTCCTTCCAAGACCAGAGCTCCTCAGGCAGCAACTCGACATCCACTGAGAACCAACAGCAGAGTCTGTTCCAGGAGCAGCAGCCAATGCAAGTGGGCCCAAGTTCCATCAGCATCCAGAGCACTCAACCCGTGGAGCTGTTCTTGCCACAGACGTCTCTGTCTAGCCTGCAGAGCACGATTGGCTCCCAGGAGCTGAACAACCAGGCTCCGGTCCCTGGCACAACCATCTTTGTGGTCCaggggggtgtgggtgtggtAGCCAACCCTGGCCAGCAGCCCCCGGAGCAGCTTTTCCAGACAACTGTGGCTGGGAATGTGGCTCCACAAGGGCAGGCCAATCTATTTGTGTTTGGCATCCAGAATG aCTCACCCCAGCTGCTCGGTTCCTCTGGACCCCCCCTTCCAGCTCAGGGCCCGCCCCAGAACTCCAGTCACATGCAGCCTCTGTTGGACCAGCCCATGGTCCAAGCTGCCTCCACAATGCCGACCGCCATGCACAGCAGCTTACAGAACAGCCTTCAGGCCCAAATGCAGACCAGCCTACAGAACGCGATGcaggcaaacacacaaactgctTTGCAGTCCAGTTTGCAAGCGACCATAGAAACGAGCCTGCCGACTCCAATGCAGACCAACctacagacacagatacagagcAGCTTACAGAATCAACTGCAGGCTTCGATATCGTCATCCTCCAACATGGATAAAATGTAG